In a single window of the Luteolibacter yonseiensis genome:
- a CDS encoding DUF7133 domain-containing protein produces the protein MRSYILLILLGVVPASAAEAPLRALLVCGGCCHDYQKQAVILRDGIQARANVQVDVIRAEDSGTKPYFPMYENKDWAKGYNIIIHDECSADIKDLPYVQNILDAHKAGLPALNLHCAMHSYRTGKDIWFEFLGIQSSGHGWQKPISIDFTDSSHPITKGMKNWTTVDEELYNNVKVFDTAKPLALGSQIQGNGKTDTTVVAWTNDYHGTRVFNTTLGHNNQTVEDDRYLDLLVNGLLWSCDKLNSTYLKPYKGAPGKLEVISGKRPAVAQAVPQNATVVTASASSVQDDRIASLAVDGDGETRWCADGGSFPQWYQLDFEKAQKLSGVKIAWEDKGRTYQYQLEGSKDGKTWSMLADSSKNEAKGDTTATFTKTEVKAIRITATGSSEGGWASINEISLQGDGVAPLFSKSPVAADGKSYDDLKKRGNITPTISKLTSEQEAQILKDVSVADGFDVTLFSTPSEANYPVYVASAPNGDLYVASDGNGSLGTDPGRGRILRLRDSDNDGRADQVTEFVKNVDSPRGIVWDHDRLYVVHPPDVTCYIDTNGDGVSDKEETLIKGIAFGFDHRTADHTTNGLSLGIDGWLYIAGGDFGIKEAIGTDGRHVQHRAGGVLRFRPDGSGLEIFSTGTRNILGTPISPLLDLFSRDNTNDGGGWDVRFHHFTGLEDHGYPRMYMNFGDEIVKPLADYGGGSGCGSAYLSEPGIPEKWNNAPLTCDWGTGALWKHTVEPNGATFKETAKPEPLVKMTRPTDADVDGMSRIYQASWKGATFKWEGPEVGYIVRVSPKGYTPETLPDFEKASDAELVKLLESPSQVRTLEAQRALLRRPGNAAMRDALLGLAGNAGKPLPARVAALYALTQRAVKADSAASVIKSVAPLATDPALQRFVLRALGDAGLDAATAGKTTAPAAIFTEGLKSNDPRTRLEAIIGATRQNMLVLAPQITSQLGDPDPVVAHTAFRALGRLKAADACFRVVDTLQSTPAQRTGALRALMRMHEPEVVSGLVSRLGRTSDPAARSGILGALARLYFHEGEWKGDSWGTRPDTRGPYYQPEPWSETPKIAQVLKAELAKASPAEAPAFVRELQRNRIEFNESLERIMTLAKSNPTILPDLVSQLASVENLPASATPYLIDALKADQPARTVSQAVILLAKTDSKEGCIASLGAIGRLHAAKDADKPRDLAKAAFLSSQKLENHHQLLEDQAEKLDGDVSLWADAALISLSERKDGSPEARELSKKALDHGWESAKRRVQILKAVQATGSHRYDDKVREEMESKDAAIAAAAKAAGETLKLEKKGEDKTPLVSTMDNAAAIAQVMKTKGSVELGKQIFSRQSCTTCHAASLEEVQKGPFLGTIAQTYTRDVLAENIMDPGKTIAQGFATEMFTLKDGSAVMGFITLESAEQVKARDISGKEYVWKVSEIAKRDKLPNSLMPPGLVSGLTIREFASLLDYLESLSKKQP, from the coding sequence ATGCGCTCTTATATTTTGTTGATCCTGCTGGGAGTTGTCCCGGCTTCCGCCGCCGAAGCTCCGCTTCGCGCCTTGCTGGTTTGTGGCGGGTGCTGCCATGACTACCAGAAGCAGGCGGTCATCCTGCGCGATGGCATCCAGGCGCGGGCGAATGTGCAGGTGGACGTGATCCGGGCCGAGGATTCCGGGACGAAGCCTTATTTCCCGATGTATGAGAACAAGGATTGGGCGAAGGGATACAACATCATCATCCACGACGAGTGTTCCGCGGACATCAAGGATCTGCCCTATGTGCAGAACATCCTGGACGCGCACAAGGCCGGTCTCCCGGCCCTGAACCTGCACTGTGCGATGCACAGCTACCGGACGGGCAAGGACATCTGGTTCGAGTTTCTCGGCATCCAGTCCAGCGGACATGGTTGGCAGAAACCCATTTCCATCGACTTCACCGACTCCTCCCACCCGATCACCAAGGGGATGAAAAACTGGACCACCGTCGATGAGGAGCTTTACAACAATGTGAAGGTTTTCGACACCGCCAAGCCGCTCGCGCTTGGCAGCCAGATCCAGGGCAATGGCAAGACGGATACCACGGTGGTTGCGTGGACCAATGACTATCACGGGACGCGTGTTTTCAACACCACCCTCGGACATAACAATCAGACGGTGGAGGATGACCGCTATCTGGACCTGTTGGTGAACGGCCTGTTGTGGAGCTGTGACAAGCTCAACTCCACCTATCTGAAACCCTACAAGGGGGCACCGGGAAAGCTGGAGGTGATCTCAGGAAAGCGTCCCGCGGTCGCTCAGGCCGTTCCGCAGAATGCCACGGTGGTCACGGCCTCGGCTTCCAGCGTCCAGGATGACCGGATTGCCAGCCTGGCGGTGGATGGAGATGGGGAGACCCGCTGGTGCGCGGACGGCGGTTCGTTTCCACAATGGTATCAACTGGATTTTGAAAAGGCCCAGAAGCTGTCCGGGGTGAAAATCGCTTGGGAAGACAAGGGCAGGACTTACCAATACCAGCTCGAGGGGTCCAAGGATGGCAAGACATGGTCCATGCTGGCGGATTCCAGCAAGAATGAGGCCAAGGGGGATACCACCGCCACGTTCACGAAGACGGAGGTGAAGGCCATCAGGATCACCGCCACCGGGAGCTCGGAAGGCGGCTGGGCCAGTATCAATGAAATTTCGTTGCAAGGTGATGGCGTGGCGCCGCTTTTCAGCAAGTCTCCTGTGGCGGCGGATGGGAAGTCCTACGATGACCTTAAGAAAAGAGGCAACATCACGCCCACCATTTCCAAGCTGACCTCAGAACAGGAGGCCCAGATTCTCAAGGATGTGAGCGTCGCCGATGGCTTCGATGTCACGCTTTTCTCCACCCCGTCCGAGGCGAATTATCCGGTCTATGTCGCGTCCGCTCCCAATGGTGACCTCTATGTGGCTTCGGATGGAAACGGTTCGCTCGGCACGGACCCAGGCCGGGGACGCATCCTCCGCCTGCGGGATAGCGACAACGACGGGCGTGCCGACCAGGTGACGGAGTTTGTGAAGAATGTGGATTCTCCGCGTGGAATCGTCTGGGACCACGACCGGCTCTACGTCGTCCACCCTCCGGATGTGACTTGTTACATCGATACCAATGGCGATGGTGTGTCGGATAAGGAGGAGACCCTGATCAAGGGCATCGCCTTCGGGTTCGATCATCGCACGGCGGATCACACGACGAATGGTCTCAGCCTGGGTATCGACGGCTGGCTCTACATCGCCGGCGGTGACTTCGGCATCAAGGAGGCGATCGGCACCGACGGCCGCCACGTCCAGCACCGTGCGGGTGGTGTCCTCCGCTTCCGTCCGGACGGCTCCGGCCTTGAGATTTTCAGCACCGGCACACGGAACATCCTCGGCACACCCATCAGTCCGCTGCTGGATCTGTTTTCCCGGGACAACACGAATGACGGCGGGGGCTGGGACGTGCGCTTCCACCATTTCACCGGACTCGAAGACCATGGCTACCCACGGATGTACATGAACTTCGGCGACGAGATCGTGAAACCCCTCGCCGACTACGGCGGCGGTTCCGGATGCGGATCGGCCTATCTGTCGGAACCCGGCATTCCTGAGAAGTGGAACAACGCCCCCCTGACATGCGACTGGGGCACGGGCGCGCTCTGGAAGCACACCGTCGAACCGAACGGCGCGACCTTCAAGGAAACCGCGAAGCCCGAGCCGCTGGTGAAAATGACACGCCCGACGGATGCGGATGTGGACGGCATGAGCCGCATCTACCAGGCCAGTTGGAAGGGTGCGACCTTCAAATGGGAAGGACCGGAGGTGGGATATATCGTCCGCGTGTCACCGAAGGGTTACACACCCGAGACGCTGCCGGATTTTGAAAAGGCAAGTGATGCGGAACTGGTGAAACTGTTGGAATCGCCGAGCCAGGTGCGCACGCTCGAAGCGCAACGCGCCCTGCTCCGCCGCCCGGGCAATGCGGCGATGCGCGATGCGCTGCTGGGTCTTGCCGGAAATGCCGGAAAGCCGTTGCCCGCCCGTGTGGCCGCTCTCTACGCCCTCACCCAGCGCGCGGTGAAGGCGGACAGCGCCGCCTCCGTCATCAAATCAGTGGCTCCTCTGGCCACGGATCCCGCTCTCCAGCGTTTCGTCCTGCGGGCCCTGGGTGACGCGGGCCTGGATGCCGCCACCGCCGGAAAGACCACCGCACCCGCCGCCATTTTCACCGAGGGGCTGAAAAGCAACGACCCGCGGACACGGCTCGAGGCCATCATCGGCGCCACCCGCCAGAACATGCTGGTGCTCGCTCCGCAGATCACAAGCCAGCTTGGCGATCCCGATCCGGTCGTCGCCCACACCGCCTTCCGGGCTCTCGGCCGGTTGAAAGCGGCGGATGCCTGCTTCCGTGTGGTGGACACCCTTCAGTCCACCCCCGCCCAGCGGACCGGTGCCCTGCGCGCGCTCATGCGCATGCACGAGCCGGAGGTCGTTTCGGGACTCGTTTCCCGTCTCGGAAGAACCAGCGATCCGGCGGCCCGCAGCGGCATTCTCGGGGCGCTCGCCCGTCTCTATTTCCACGAAGGCGAATGGAAGGGGGATTCATGGGGCACCCGCCCGGATACCCGTGGCCCGTATTATCAGCCGGAACCGTGGAGCGAGACGCCGAAGATCGCCCAGGTGCTCAAGGCGGAGCTGGCGAAAGCATCTCCCGCGGAAGCGCCCGCCTTCGTCCGCGAGCTCCAGCGGAACCGCATCGAGTTCAATGAATCGCTGGAACGCATCATGACGCTCGCGAAGTCGAACCCCACCATCCTTCCCGACCTGGTTTCCCAGCTTGCCAGCGTGGAGAATCTTCCCGCGTCCGCCACTCCTTACCTGATCGATGCCCTGAAGGCCGACCAGCCCGCCCGGACGGTTTCGCAAGCGGTGATCCTTCTCGCCAAAACCGACTCCAAGGAAGGTTGCATCGCCTCTCTCGGCGCGATTGGAAGGCTTCATGCCGCTAAGGACGCGGACAAGCCGCGCGATCTCGCGAAGGCCGCGTTCCTGTCCTCACAGAAACTGGAAAACCATCATCAGCTGCTGGAAGATCAGGCGGAGAAGCTCGACGGAGACGTGTCTCTCTGGGCCGACGCCGCTCTGATCAGCCTCAGCGAGCGCAAGGATGGTAGCCCGGAGGCCCGCGAACTCTCGAAAAAAGCGCTCGACCACGGGTGGGAAAGTGCGAAACGCCGCGTGCAGATCCTGAAAGCCGTCCAGGCGACAGGCTCCCACCGCTACGACGACAAGGTGCGTGAGGAAATGGAAAGCAAGGACGCCGCCATCGCCGCCGCCGCGAAAGCCGCAGGCGAGACCCTCAAGCTGGAGAAGAAAGGCGAGGACAAGACCCCGCTCGTCAGCACCATGGACAACGCCGCTGCCATCGCCCAGGTGATGAAGACCAAGGGTAGCGTCGAGCTCGGCAAGCAGATCTTCAGCCGCCAGAGCTGCACCACCTGCCACGCCGCCAGTTTGGAGGAAGTGCAGAAGGGGCCGTTCCTCGGCACCATCGCCCAGACCTACACCCGGGACGTGCTCGCGGAGAACATCATGGACCCCGGCAAGACCATCGCCCAGGGATTCGCTACGGAAATGTTCACGCTCAAGGACGGCTCGGCGGTGATGGGATTCATCACGCTGGAAAGCGCGGAGCAGGTGAAGGCGCGCGACATCTCGGGCAAGGAATACGTCTGGAAGGTTTCGGAGATCGCCAAGCGTGACAAGCTGCCGAACTCCTTGATGCCGCCCGGTCTTGTCAGCGGCCTGACCATCCGCGAGTTCGCCAGCCTGCTGGATTACCTCGAATCGCTTTCGAAGAAGCAGCCGTAA
- a CDS encoding MATE family efflux transporter, producing MNLLHESRLTLRLAVPLMIGQLSQMLMGVVDTLMVGHLGVNDLAALTFANSLFHIPFVFGIGLLTGVSVFTSNSRGADDAAGVRGSCRHGLYLAVALGILLFGLAWIVSLNLHSFGQPEDVAGRAQGFFRILMASVIPGLASIALKNHADALNRPWPPFWIFLGGVALNVVLNWVMINGNLGCPVLGFEGAAWATLISRVAILVAMIFWLTNAKGLREWVPYRWFRMPRFADLGRLLSIGLPASFQMLCEVSAFSLAGLIMGRFGPTAMAAHQIAITMAATAFMIPLGLSMALTVRIGEADGAGETQRLRPIAVSGWWLGAGYSVIAALLLFMFGKWVASLFIDAPEVISLAGSLLMIVGFFQLFDSLQVASAAMLRGMRDARMPALMGFASYWLVGLPVGAGLAFGLKLGAIGVWWGLAAGLFVAMITLGPRLWKCTRPPSSVG from the coding sequence ATGAATCTGCTTCACGAATCCCGTCTCACCCTCCGTCTGGCAGTGCCGCTGATGATCGGTCAGCTCAGCCAGATGCTGATGGGTGTGGTGGATACCCTGATGGTCGGACACCTGGGCGTGAACGACCTCGCGGCGCTGACTTTCGCCAACTCGCTTTTCCACATCCCCTTCGTGTTCGGCATCGGGCTGCTGACAGGGGTCTCCGTTTTCACCTCCAACTCCCGGGGCGCGGATGACGCGGCGGGAGTCCGGGGGAGCTGCCGGCATGGGCTCTATCTGGCGGTGGCATTGGGGATTCTGTTGTTCGGCCTCGCATGGATCGTGTCCCTGAACCTCCATTCCTTCGGGCAACCGGAGGATGTCGCCGGGCGGGCGCAGGGGTTTTTCCGAATCCTGATGGCTTCGGTGATTCCCGGACTGGCATCGATCGCACTGAAAAACCATGCGGACGCGCTGAACCGCCCATGGCCGCCCTTCTGGATCTTCCTCGGCGGTGTGGCGCTGAACGTCGTCCTGAACTGGGTGATGATCAACGGAAACCTCGGCTGCCCGGTGCTGGGATTCGAGGGCGCGGCCTGGGCAACCCTGATCTCACGGGTCGCCATTCTGGTGGCGATGATTTTCTGGCTGACGAACGCCAAGGGACTGCGCGAGTGGGTGCCCTACCGCTGGTTCAGGATGCCGCGGTTCGCGGATCTCGGCCGACTCCTGTCCATCGGCCTGCCTGCGAGCTTCCAGATGCTCTGCGAGGTCTCCGCATTCTCGCTGGCGGGACTCATCATGGGCCGCTTCGGCCCGACGGCGATGGCCGCGCACCAGATCGCGATCACCATGGCGGCGACGGCATTCATGATTCCGCTCGGACTTTCCATGGCTCTCACCGTCCGCATCGGCGAGGCGGACGGCGCGGGCGAGACGCAGCGGCTGCGCCCCATCGCGGTATCAGGCTGGTGGTTGGGCGCGGGCTATTCGGTGATCGCGGCGCTCCTGCTGTTCATGTTCGGAAAATGGGTCGCCTCACTTTTCATCGATGCGCCGGAGGTCATTTCGCTCGCGGGTTCGCTGCTGATGATCGTGGGTTTCTTCCAGCTGTTCGACAGCCTCCAGGTGGCGTCCGCCGCGATGCTGCGTGGCATGCGGGACGCGCGGATGCCCGCGCTGATGGGTTTCGCATCCTATTGGCTGGTCGGCCTGCCGGTGGGTGCGGGCCTGGCGTTCGGTCTCAAGCTCGGTGCCATCGGTGTCTGGTGGGGACTGGCGGCGGGATTGTTCGTCGCCATGATCACACTGGGTCCCCGGCTGTGGAAATGCACCCGGCCTCCATCCTCCGTCGGCTGA
- a CDS encoding ATP-binding protein → MKSIRHQLTRQLVAGTLVIAGCGGAATYLTMRAAVLNQFDEALLGKARAISALTQQGRGGKPRLELDDVRSLGFTESGSEDFFQLRLLDGKSVARFPAFVSLPRPENSTDSPVFQNIELPGDIDGRAVSFAFTPDREDDDDNDGDEKRRRKPVAATIVVASSRHSLDTTLHMMLAALGMGTTVLLASAWIIVPRVLRRGMLPLDEFASRVSGINTDSLSTRLPETGTPSEIAPIARCLNDLLIRIGASFERERRFSADLAHELRTPLAELRSQAELSLKWPDTRAAGADADTLAIALRMEHLVTRLLALARAEGGHSGMVREKVPIQSAVLTAWRPFANQADAKGLRVTFNLPSDQTIESDPALLREILSNLFSNAVDYTPADGEVDVAGSPASSPFRLTVSNTVQDLDSKDVENMFDRFWRKEASRSDDEHAGLGLALARGYAQALGLDLGAGLDGPFRLTVTLKSMEK, encoded by the coding sequence ATGAAATCCATCCGTCACCAGCTCACCCGACAGCTTGTGGCGGGTACGCTCGTCATCGCAGGATGCGGCGGCGCGGCAACCTACCTCACCATGCGGGCGGCGGTCCTGAATCAGTTTGACGAAGCGTTGCTTGGCAAGGCCCGGGCGATCTCCGCGCTCACGCAGCAGGGGCGCGGAGGCAAACCCCGTCTTGAGCTCGACGACGTCCGTTCGCTGGGATTCACCGAGTCCGGATCGGAGGACTTTTTCCAACTCCGGCTGCTTGATGGAAAAAGCGTGGCCCGCTTTCCAGCCTTCGTCTCATTGCCGAGACCGGAAAACTCCACCGATTCACCCGTTTTCCAAAACATCGAACTCCCAGGGGATATTGATGGGCGGGCCGTTTCATTCGCCTTCACGCCCGACAGGGAAGACGACGACGACAACGATGGTGACGAAAAGCGCCGCCGGAAACCTGTCGCGGCCACCATCGTTGTGGCGTCCTCACGACACTCACTGGACACAACCCTGCACATGATGCTCGCCGCCCTGGGCATGGGAACCACGGTGCTGCTGGCAAGTGCGTGGATCATCGTCCCACGGGTTCTACGCCGTGGCATGCTCCCCCTTGATGAGTTCGCCAGCCGCGTGTCGGGCATCAACACGGATTCACTTTCCACTCGTCTTCCTGAAACGGGAACCCCCTCCGAAATCGCGCCCATCGCCCGCTGCCTGAACGACCTGCTGATCCGCATCGGAGCATCGTTCGAACGTGAACGTCGGTTCAGCGCGGATCTCGCCCATGAGTTGCGCACGCCGCTTGCCGAATTGCGCAGCCAAGCGGAACTCTCGCTCAAATGGCCTGACACACGCGCCGCCGGAGCCGACGCCGACACTCTCGCCATCGCCCTTCGGATGGAGCATCTCGTCACCCGCCTGCTTGCCTTGGCCCGTGCCGAAGGCGGCCACTCGGGTATGGTGCGGGAAAAGGTGCCCATCCAATCCGCAGTCCTCACGGCATGGCGGCCTTTTGCCAATCAAGCCGATGCCAAAGGACTGCGTGTGACTTTCAATCTCCCGTCCGACCAGACAATCGAAAGCGATCCCGCGCTGCTGCGTGAAATTCTCTCGAACCTGTTCTCCAACGCGGTGGACTACACTCCCGCGGACGGAGAAGTGGATGTCGCGGGAAGTCCGGCTTCCAGCCCGTTCCGCCTGACCGTGAGCAATACCGTGCAGGATCTCGACTCCAAGGATGTGGAGAACATGTTTGATCGGTTCTGGCGAAAAGAGGCTTCACGCTCGGATGACGAACACGCCGGTCTCGGACTCGCTCTGGCTCGCGGCTACGCCCAGGCACTGGGTCTGGACCTGGGTGCCGGACTTGATGGCCCATTCCGTCTGACCGTCACACTGAAGAGTATGGAAAAATGA
- a CDS encoding response regulator transcription factor — MRLLFVEDSKRLQQTVGTALRRAGFAVDVTGNGQEGLWLAEANEYDVIVLDIMLPGLDGLGLLKQLRDQGRNTHVLLLTARDTVADRVRGLHAGADDYLVKPFALEELLARVQALCRRAYDSKQNKIIIGDMHIDTAARTVSRAGHVIMLQAREYALVEYLARRAGQVVSRTEIESHIYDGDTGLMSNVVDSAVCAVRRKLHVANPEPIIHTRRGQGYVMNPVSP, encoded by the coding sequence ATGCGTTTGCTTTTTGTCGAAGATTCGAAACGGTTGCAACAGACCGTCGGCACCGCCCTGCGCCGCGCCGGCTTTGCGGTGGATGTAACCGGAAACGGTCAGGAAGGTCTGTGGCTCGCGGAGGCGAACGAATATGACGTCATCGTGCTCGACATCATGCTCCCCGGTCTGGATGGGCTTGGGCTGTTGAAACAACTGCGCGACCAGGGACGCAACACTCACGTCCTCCTGCTGACAGCACGCGACACCGTGGCGGACCGCGTGCGGGGTCTGCATGCCGGGGCTGACGATTATCTGGTGAAACCCTTCGCGCTGGAAGAACTCCTCGCCCGCGTGCAGGCCCTCTGCCGGAGGGCCTACGATAGCAAGCAAAACAAGATCATCATCGGCGACATGCATATCGATACCGCCGCCCGCACCGTGAGCCGTGCGGGACATGTGATCATGCTGCAGGCACGCGAATACGCGCTGGTCGAATATCTCGCGCGCCGCGCCGGTCAGGTGGTTTCGCGTACGGAAATCGAATCCCATATTTACGACGGGGATACGGGGCTCATGAGCAATGTTGTCGATTCCGCGGTCTGCGCCGTTCGACGCAAGCTTCATGTGGCGAACCCCGAGCCGATCATCCACACCCGGCGGGGCCAGGGGTATGTCATGAACCCTGTCTCACCATGA
- a CDS encoding TolC family protein: MKFKKSPISLALLLGGASAIISLLSSVGCQIYQPKALDPGTTAISFGKRRLDDPQLRDAIISSGHWSRGRGWPPSPWRLRELQGAALYHHPEIAVAKARGATMRAGIETAGTRPNPTLSIGPEYGNKAGAGVSPWVIGFSLDVPLETANKRGERTAQAIAASNSAALSAADTAWTVSSGVRAALLELEICIRRLDLLEEQRGNDADLVSMVSERVKAGEAPKTDLGVYQTQQGRDLLDLADGRSKLDAARVKLATALGVPAISIRNTAVSFGALDHFPAAPAESSLRKSALIQRSDILGALEDYAASDAALRLEIAKQTPDIHLNPGYTFDQGQSKWALGIGFTLPIDRNAGPIREAAAKRDESAAVFERLQIGIRGELDQALAAYNAERQRLREVENLVTSQNQQFEDAERLSKAGEGDRLTANAARSLVLQAKLARIDALGQAQQSLGRLEDSARISFDEN; encoded by the coding sequence GTGAAATTCAAAAAATCCCCGATATCCCTTGCTCTCCTGCTTGGCGGAGCTTCGGCAATCATTTCGTTGCTATCATCCGTCGGTTGTCAGATCTATCAGCCGAAGGCCCTTGACCCCGGTACGACCGCCATCAGTTTCGGGAAGCGCAGGCTGGATGATCCGCAGTTGCGGGACGCGATTATTTCCTCAGGCCATTGGAGCAGGGGGCGTGGTTGGCCGCCTTCTCCCTGGAGGCTCCGCGAATTGCAAGGGGCGGCGCTATACCATCATCCGGAAATCGCTGTGGCGAAGGCCAGGGGAGCCACCATGCGCGCCGGGATCGAAACGGCTGGCACCCGCCCGAATCCGACATTGTCCATCGGTCCCGAGTATGGAAACAAGGCGGGCGCCGGTGTCTCGCCATGGGTGATCGGTTTCTCTCTTGATGTGCCGCTGGAAACCGCCAACAAACGGGGCGAGAGAACGGCGCAGGCGATCGCAGCTTCGAACTCCGCCGCGCTGTCCGCCGCGGACACTGCGTGGACGGTCTCTTCCGGTGTCCGCGCGGCATTGCTGGAACTGGAGATCTGTATCCGGCGTCTCGACCTTCTGGAAGAACAGCGTGGGAACGACGCGGATCTCGTCTCGATGGTGTCCGAGCGGGTGAAAGCGGGCGAAGCACCCAAGACGGACCTCGGAGTCTATCAGACACAACAGGGCCGCGATCTGCTCGATCTCGCCGACGGCCGCAGCAAACTCGACGCCGCCCGTGTGAAGCTCGCCACCGCGCTCGGCGTTCCGGCTATTTCGATCCGCAATACAGCCGTCTCGTTCGGTGCCTTGGATCATTTTCCCGCAGCACCGGCGGAAAGCTCGCTCCGCAAGTCCGCGCTGATCCAGCGAAGCGACATCCTCGGGGCGCTGGAAGATTATGCGGCGAGTGACGCCGCCCTGCGTTTGGAAATCGCGAAACAAACTCCGGACATTCATCTGAATCCCGGCTACACCTTTGACCAAGGTCAGTCCAAATGGGCCCTCGGTATCGGTTTCACCCTTCCCATCGATCGCAACGCAGGACCGATCCGTGAGGCCGCCGCCAAGCGCGACGAATCCGCCGCCGTATTCGAGCGCTTGCAGATCGGTATCCGTGGCGAACTCGATCAGGCGCTGGCCGCCTACAACGCCGAACGCCAACGGCTGCGCGAGGTCGAAAATCTGGTCACCTCCCAGAACCAGCAGTTCGAAGACGCGGAACGTCTTTCCAAAGCAGGCGAAGGCGACCGGCTGACGGCAAATGCGGCCCGTTCTCTCGTTCTTCAAGCCAAGCTCGCCCGCATCGACGCCCTCGGTCAGGCACAGCAGTCGCTTGGCCGGTTGGAAGACAGCGCCCGCATTTCCTTCGATGAAAACTAA